One genomic window of Quercus robur chromosome 6, dhQueRobu3.1, whole genome shotgun sequence includes the following:
- the LOC126689867 gene encoding uncharacterized protein LOC126689867, with translation MAGDPSKRNQNLYCAYHQEPGHVTDECRNLKNYVDRLVREGKLGHLLQRPEQSNVDTRQSTLRPPIGTINVILAAPGRTGSVPFRVMSVGRFPTESGEKESKRARGRVPLIGFTEEDKEGTIQPHDDALVVTLRIGGYDVRRVLVDQGSAVEVMYPDLYKGLNLKQEDLSPYDTPLLSFEGKIVIPKGMIRLPVQTDIEIVEVDFIVVDAYSPYTAIVARPWLHTLGAVSSTLHQKVKYPSEGRIKEIVGDQGVARHCMVSAIARQLSDAPSTSTGNTL, from the coding sequence ATGGCAGGtgacccctcaaaacgcaatcagaatctatatTGTGCGTACCACCAAGAGCCCGGCCATGTCACAGACGAATGTAGGAATCTGAAGAACTATGTGGATCGACtcgtccgagaaggaaagctaggGCATCTGTTGCAACGTCCTGAGCAGTCAAATGTCGATACCAGGCAAAGTACCTTGAGGCCACCCAtcggcacgataaatgtcattcttgccgcacctgggagaaccggttcCGTCCCattcagagtaatgtcagtagGTAGGTTCCCGACAGAGTCAGGCGAAAAGGAATCCAAGAGGGCTAGAGGGAGAGTGCCATTAATTGGATTCACGGAAGAGGACAAagagggaactattcagccccATGACGACGCCCTAGTCGTGACACTCAGAATAGGAGGCTATGACGTGaggagggtgttagttgatcagggcAGCGCCGTGGAAGTGATGTACCCGGACCTGTATAAAGGGCTGAATTTAAAGCAGGAGGACCTGTCGCCATATGACACTCCTCTGCTTAGCTTTGAgggaaaaatcgtcatccctAAGGGCATGATCAGattgcctgtgcaaacagacatAGAAATAGTGGAAGTGGATTTCATTGTGGTGGATGCATACTCACCCTACACGGCTATCGTggcacggccatggcttcataCGCTAGGGGCTGTGTCATCTACCCTGCACCAGAAGGTGAAGTATCCCTCAGAGGGccgaatcaaagagatagtgGGGGATCAAGGAGTGGCCAGGCATTGCATGGTATCGGCCATTGCTCGACAATTAAGCGACGCGCCTTCCACTTCAACCGGGAAtaccttatag
- the LOC126732845 gene encoding MFP1 attachment factor 1-like: protein MAVAAAPKPDNSKFSFNIWPPSQRIRDAVIVRLSKTLSSSDSILSSPNLYQPVPADEASSAARVIEDQAFSAADVSSVADGDVDGKIETLSVYAKEISKRALEMLKSRAAQVTTEELSSAN, encoded by the coding sequence ATGGCAGTCGCTGCAGCACCCAAACCCGATAACTCAAAATTCTCCTTCAACATTTGGCCCCCCTCACAGCGGATCCGCGACGCCGTGATCGTCCGCCTCTCCAAAACCCTATCATCCTCCGACTCCATCCTCTCCAGCCCCAACCTCTACCAACCCGTCCCCGCCGACGAGGCCTCCTCCGCCGCCCGCGTCATCGAAGACCAGGCATTCTCCGCCGCCGACGTTTCCTCCGTCGCCGATGGTGACGTGGACGGAAAAATCGAGACCCTTAGTGTGTACGCGAAGGAGATCAGCAAGCGAGCTCTGGAAATGCTCAAATCTAGGGCTGCTCAGGTCACTACTGAGGAACTCTCTTCTGCTAATTAA